In a genomic window of Nevskiales bacterium:
- the alaC gene encoding alanine transaminase — MKEDFPRIKRLPPYVFNIVGDLKRAARARGEDIIDFGMGNPDQPTPKHIVDKLVEVAQRDDTHRYSVSRGIPRLRRAICNWYKRRYDVDLDMDSEAIVTIGSKEGLAHLALATLGPGDVVLVPNPAYPIHPYSVVIAGADVRHVPLVPGVDFFAELERAIRETWPRPKMLLLSFPANPTTQCVELDFFERVVALAREYELWVVHDLAYADLVFDGYKAPSILQVPGAKDCAVEFFTLSKSYNMPGWRVGFMVGNPKLVYALGRMKSYLDYGTFTPIQVAAIAALEGPQDCVAEICEMYRHRRDVLCDGLNAMGWTLQKPKATMFVWAPVPEPFRHLGSLEFSKLLLSEAKVAVSPGIGFGDYGDDHVRFGLIENEHRTRQALRGIKRLLKQGPQRAVAGA; from the coding sequence ATGAAGGAAGATTTTCCCCGGATCAAGCGGCTGCCGCCGTACGTCTTCAACATCGTCGGGGACCTCAAGCGCGCAGCTCGCGCCCGTGGCGAAGACATCATCGACTTCGGCATGGGCAATCCGGACCAGCCGACGCCCAAGCACATCGTCGACAAGCTGGTCGAGGTGGCGCAGCGCGACGATACCCACCGCTACTCCGTGTCCAGGGGCATCCCGCGCCTGCGCCGTGCCATCTGCAACTGGTACAAGCGCCGCTACGACGTGGACCTCGACATGGACAGTGAGGCCATCGTCACCATCGGCTCCAAGGAGGGCCTGGCGCACCTGGCGCTGGCGACCCTCGGACCCGGCGACGTGGTGCTGGTGCCCAACCCGGCCTATCCGATCCATCCCTACAGCGTGGTGATCGCCGGCGCCGACGTGCGCCACGTGCCGCTGGTGCCCGGCGTGGATTTCTTCGCGGAGCTCGAGCGCGCGATCCGGGAAACCTGGCCGCGGCCCAAGATGCTGCTGCTGAGCTTCCCGGCCAATCCCACCACCCAGTGCGTCGAGCTGGATTTCTTCGAGCGCGTGGTGGCGCTGGCCAGGGAATACGAGCTGTGGGTCGTCCACGACCTGGCTTACGCCGACCTGGTGTTCGACGGCTACAAGGCGCCGTCGATCCTGCAGGTGCCCGGTGCCAAGGACTGCGCGGTGGAATTCTTCACTCTGTCCAAGAGCTACAACATGCCGGGCTGGCGCGTCGGTTTCATGGTCGGCAACCCTAAGCTGGTCTACGCGCTCGGGCGCATGAAGTCCTATCTCGACTACGGCACCTTCACGCCGATTCAGGTCGCTGCGATCGCCGCGCTCGAGGGTCCGCAGGACTGCGTCGCCGAGATCTGCGAGATGTACCGGCACCGCCGCGACGTGCTGTGCGACGGCCTCAACGCGATGGGCTGGACGCTGCAGAAGCCGAAGGCGACCATGTTCGTCTGGGCACCGGTGCCCGAGCCGTTCCGGCATCTGGGTTCGCTGGAGTTCTCCAAGCTGCTGCTGTCCGAGGCCAAGGTTGCGGTATCGCCCGGCATCGGCTTCGGCGACTACGGTGACGATCACGTGCGCTTTGGCCTGATCGAGAACGAGCACCGCACCCGCCAGGCGCTGCGCGGTATCAAGCGCCTGCTCAAACAGGGGCCGCAGCGTGCGGTGGCCGGCGCATGA
- a CDS encoding homoserine dehydrogenase — MSLKPVNVGLLGLGTVGTGTLKVLARNADEIARRAGRGIRVTHASARDLAKPRAHDLQGIHLCADPFEVVREPSVKVVAELIGGTGKARELVLEAIAHEKHVVTANKALLALHGAEIFEAAQRKGVVVAFEAAVAGGIPVIKAIREGLAGNRIEWLAGIINGTCNYILSQMQEAGRDFADVLKEAQALGYAEADPGFDIDGVDAAHKLTILASIAFGIPLDFGKLSVDGIRGVSARDIAYARELGYRIKHLGIARRRPEGVELRVQAALISQREMLAGVNGVMNAVMVKGDAAGPTAYYGAGAGAEATASAVVADLVDVVRTLTTDPHNRVPHLAFQPDAINPLPVLAPVDYRSAYYLCLQVVDKPGVLARIAQVLAEHDISIEAIRQQEPKAGATAVDVVILTGPVREGCMLDAQRALEALDSVRDGITRLRVEHLEQ; from the coding sequence ATGAGCCTCAAGCCGGTCAACGTCGGCCTGCTGGGCCTGGGCACCGTCGGCACCGGCACCCTGAAGGTGCTGGCGCGCAATGCCGACGAGATCGCGCGCCGCGCCGGTCGCGGCATCCGCGTCACGCACGCCTCGGCGCGCGACCTGGCCAAGCCGCGCGCCCATGACCTGCAGGGCATCCACCTGTGTGCCGATCCGTTCGAGGTGGTGCGCGAGCCCTCGGTCAAGGTGGTGGCGGAACTGATCGGCGGCACCGGCAAGGCGCGCGAGCTGGTGCTGGAGGCCATCGCCCACGAGAAACACGTGGTGACCGCCAACAAGGCGCTGCTGGCGCTGCACGGCGCCGAGATTTTCGAGGCTGCGCAGAGGAAGGGCGTGGTGGTCGCCTTCGAGGCCGCGGTCGCCGGCGGCATCCCGGTCATCAAGGCGATCCGCGAGGGCCTGGCTGGCAATCGCATCGAGTGGCTGGCCGGCATCATCAACGGCACCTGCAACTACATCCTGAGCCAGATGCAGGAGGCCGGGCGCGATTTCGCCGACGTGCTTAAGGAGGCGCAGGCGCTGGGCTATGCCGAGGCCGATCCGGGCTTCGACATCGACGGCGTCGATGCCGCGCACAAGCTCACCATCCTGGCCTCGATCGCCTTCGGCATCCCGCTGGACTTCGGCAAGCTCAGCGTCGACGGTATCCGCGGCGTCAGCGCGCGCGACATCGCTTATGCGCGCGAGCTGGGCTACCGCATCAAGCACCTCGGCATCGCGCGGCGCAGGCCCGAGGGCGTCGAACTGCGCGTGCAGGCGGCGCTGATCAGCCAGCGCGAGATGCTGGCGGGCGTCAACGGCGTCATGAACGCCGTCATGGTCAAGGGCGACGCCGCCGGCCCGACGGCCTATTACGGCGCCGGCGCCGGCGCCGAGGCCACCGCCTCGGCCGTGGTCGCCGACCTGGTGGACGTGGTGCGCACGCTCACCACCGATCCGCACAACCGCGTGCCGCACCTGGCCTTCCAGCCGGACGCCATCAACCCGCTGCCGGTGCTCGCGCCGGTAGACTACCGCAGCGCCTACTACCTGTGCCTGCAGGTGGTGGACAAGCCCGGCGTGCTGGCACGCATCGCGCAGGTACTGGCCGAGCACGACATCAGCATCGAGGCCATACGTCAGCAGGAGCCCAAAGCCGGCGCTACCGCTGTGGACGTGGTGATCCTGACCGGGCCGGTGCGCGAGGGATGCATGCTCGACGCGCAGCGCGCGCTCGAAGCGCTGGACAGCGTGCGCGACGGCATTACCCGCCTGCGCGTGGAACACCTGGAACAATGA
- the thrC gene encoding threonine synthase, which yields MSNAKHYTGLIERYRARLPVSAQTPVVSLGEGDTPLIPLRNIPRRLGLDVQLYVKFEGLNPTGSFKDRGMTLAVTKAVEAGSRAIICASTGNTSAAAAAYAARAGITAFVLIPDGKIAMGKLAQALMHGAVVIQIKGNFDAGMQLVKEVAQSAPVTIVNSINPFRLQGQKTAAFEIVEALGRAPDFHCLPVGNAGNITAHWIGYSEYAGIQTQACAYCEGHCKCRHEPVTAGRPRMVGYQASGSAPFLRGKMVDQPETVATAIRIGHPQSWDRAWVVQKESNGWFEECTDDEILDAQQLLARAEGVFCEPASATSVAGALRDIRSGRIPAGSTVVCTLTGHGLKDPDVAIAQGRNTPMVTVEATLPSVSQAILSHIQG from the coding sequence GTGAGCAACGCCAAGCACTATACCGGCCTCATCGAGCGCTACCGCGCGCGCCTGCCGGTCTCCGCGCAGACGCCGGTCGTCAGCCTGGGCGAGGGCGACACGCCCCTGATCCCGCTGCGCAACATCCCGCGCCGGCTGGGCCTGGACGTGCAGCTCTACGTCAAGTTCGAGGGCCTCAACCCCACCGGCTCGTTCAAGGACCGCGGCATGACCCTGGCGGTGACCAAGGCGGTGGAGGCGGGCAGCCGCGCCATCATCTGCGCCTCCACCGGCAATACTTCGGCGGCCGCGGCGGCCTACGCGGCACGCGCAGGCATCACCGCCTTCGTCCTGATCCCGGACGGCAAGATCGCCATGGGCAAACTGGCCCAGGCGCTGATGCACGGCGCGGTGGTGATCCAGATCAAGGGCAACTTCGACGCCGGCATGCAGCTGGTCAAGGAAGTGGCACAGAGCGCACCGGTCACGATCGTGAACTCGATCAACCCCTTCCGGCTGCAGGGCCAGAAGACCGCGGCCTTCGAGATCGTCGAGGCGCTCGGCCGTGCGCCCGATTTCCACTGCCTGCCGGTCGGCAATGCCGGCAACATCACCGCGCACTGGATCGGTTATTCCGAATACGCCGGCATCCAGACCCAGGCCTGCGCCTATTGCGAGGGCCACTGCAAATGCCGGCATGAGCCGGTGACGGCAGGCCGGCCGCGTATGGTCGGCTACCAGGCCTCGGGCAGCGCGCCGTTCCTGCGCGGCAAAATGGTGGATCAGCCCGAGACGGTCGCCACTGCGATCCGCATCGGCCACCCGCAGAGCTGGGACCGCGCTTGGGTCGTGCAAAAGGAATCGAACGGCTGGTTCGAGGAGTGCACCGACGACGAAATCCTCGATGCCCAGCAGCTGCTGGCGCGCGCCGAAGGCGTGTTCTGCGAACCGGCCTCCGCCACCTCGGTGGCCGGTGCCCTGCGTGACATCCGCTCAGGCAGGATCCCGGCCGGCAGCACGGTGGTCTGCACCCTGACCGGACACGGCCTCAAGGATCCGGACGTGGCCATCGCCCAGGGGCGCAATACGCCGATGGTGACGGTGGAAGCCACCCTGCCGTCGGTCAGCCAGGCGATCCTCTCCCACATCCAGGGCTGA